GTTGGAGCCCGCCAGCGGTTCCTGGATAGCGGACACTATGCCGCCTTGGCTGATCGCGTTGCCGGCTTGGCAGCCGCATCGCTGCAGCGGCCGGGGGCCCTGGTTCTCGACGCCGGAACTGGCACCGGGCACTACCTGCACAGGGTCCTGGAAGAGGCTCCGGTTCCAGCCATAGGGCTGGACATCTCCAAATTCGCACTCCGGCGTGCCGCACGGCTCAACGGCCACGCTGCCAACCTCGTCTGGGACATTTGGCGTCCGCTGCCCGTCGCCGATAACGCGGTCGACGTCGTCATCGTGGTCTTTGCCCCACGAAATCCGGCAGAGTTCGCCCGAGTGCTGCGGCCGGGTGGAACACTGATTGTCGTGACGCCGCAGCCGGGACATCTGGCTGAAATCGCTGCCCGAACCGGAATGCTTGGCATCGAGGAAGGCAAGGCCGCGCGTTTGGCCGAGTCACTGGAAGGCTATTTTCATGCAACGTCAGGTTTCGACCTTGACGTACCCCTGCTCCTCACGGGCTCCGAATTGGCCGACATCGCCTACATGGGACCGGCCGGCCACCACATCAAGCCCGAAGAACTCGCACTGCTGGCCGATGCGGATGGGACCGTGGCAACCACAGCGAAGTTCCGAATCAGCCTCTTCACAGTGGGGGCTTCGGCTTCCTGACGAGGGACTACGCGTCGGGCTAGGATGGAGGAACAGCGACTGTGATCCCGCCAGCGGGGTCCGGGACCAAGGGGGAATTGATGTTCGAATGGCTCGGCGAGAATTGGTGGGCCCTCTGGCTCACCGTCTTCCTCGCGTTCGCGGTGGTGGAGATGCTTACCCTCGACCTCTTCTTCATCATGCTTGGCGGCGGAGCACTTGCGGGACTGATCGCAGACTTCGCCGGCGCCGATTTCTGGCTCCAGATCGTCATCTTCAGCGTGGTCTCCCTCTTGATGATCGCCTTCGTCCGGCCGGTCGCCCTGAAGCATCTGCATAAGGGACCAGCGGAACAGCGGACGAACATTGACCGGCTCATCGGTCAGCCCGCCCTGGTCATTGAAGCCGTCACAGGCACCAGTGGACTGGTCAAGATCGGCGGCGATGTCTGGAGCGCCCGAAGCACTGCGGGAGTCCTCGACGCAGGCGCCACCGTTCAGGTCACCAGGATTGACGGCGCGACGGCGGTAGTCGCCTCGCCTGCCGAAAACAGCCCACGCTGATTTAGCCAAGACAATCAGAATTACGCGGGTGACGGGCTGGTAGCCTGCCCGCAAAAGGCCATAGCAAGCCACGCAATTGGGGAATGAAGGAGACGCATGGACGGTTTAGGAGGAACAGCGGCAGCAGTTGTGCTGATTGTTCTCGTCATTTTTGTCATCATCGTGTTGGTCCGGTCGGTTAGGATCATCCCGCAGGCGCGTGCCGGCGTCGTTGAACGCCTCGGCAAGTACCAGCGCACGCTCAACCCGGGCCTTACCATCCTGATTCCGTTCGTCGACCGGCTCCTGCCGTTGCTTGACCTCCGTGAGCAGGTTGTGTCCTTCCCGCCGCAACCAGTCATCACCGAGGACAACCTCGTTGTTTCGATCGACACCGTGGTCTACTTCCAGGTGACGGACCCACGGG
This window of the Arthrobacter sp. StoSoilB5 genome carries:
- a CDS encoding methyltransferase domain-containing protein — its product is MLSNAVAALRCPVCEGPFQLVEDPQRRLVCGSGHVFDAAKQGYFNLLTGKGTVFEADSAGMVGARQRFLDSGHYAALADRVAGLAAASLQRPGALVLDAGTGTGHYLHRVLEEAPVPAIGLDISKFALRRAARLNGHAANLVWDIWRPLPVADNAVDVVIVVFAPRNPAEFARVLRPGGTLIVVTPQPGHLAEIAARTGMLGIEEGKAARLAESLEGYFHATSGFDLDVPLLLTGSELADIAYMGPAGHHIKPEELALLADADGTVATTAKFRISLFTVGASAS
- a CDS encoding NfeD family protein, encoding MFEWLGENWWALWLTVFLAFAVVEMLTLDLFFIMLGGGALAGLIADFAGADFWLQIVIFSVVSLLMIAFVRPVALKHLHKGPAEQRTNIDRLIGQPALVIEAVTGTSGLVKIGGDVWSARSTAGVLDAGATVQVTRIDGATAVVASPAENSPR